From the genome of Strigops habroptila isolate Jane chromosome 17, bStrHab1.2.pri, whole genome shotgun sequence, one region includes:
- the CRTAM gene encoding cytotoxic and regulatory T-cell molecule codes for MTFFRVLHITALLLMQGDFPGAGGETITLKEGEDLNLRCTLSSDDGSARQWLNPRGFAIFLNTQRALRDQRYKLIHYSKDELSIQLSNVTVHDEGVYKCFYYGIPFKSKNKTVKVLAAPSNPVLEVSRHTERSITLSCYTQGCKPQARITWLLGNGIELPGDTKHKLEADGKKWTTTSALTVIAYGPNSTASCIVRHQALGKGKLMASFQFDDLVRTVAKTTLAPSTLEVDTRVSENEQTTVTAAVSDLNSSTASAPTYLLVSSDICLVFGEVPLGSKQPTLLPSAVPEDPLVLSSAPTPTQQTLQPDVTSTLTEIAFSGNVTEEEVSRTEAPLPSGNVTVISIMTFDKDVKPEGIGKKEKNLLLPILVAALIFVLLIIVLLFMKKLKKAHGAWKRENDVSDQTLESYKSKSNEDSPGHEKNGHGVNQKSNMQYVTEGYVKTVQKNPRDTTVAINKKQFGCGKETDV; via the exons ATGACTTTCTTCAGGGTGCTGCACATCACAGCTCTGTTGCTGATGCAAG GGGATTTtccaggagctggaggtgaAACCATAACTCTAAAGGAAGGAGAGGACCTGAATCTCCGCTGCACCCTCAGCAGTGACGATGGTTCTGCCCGGCAGTGGTTAAATCCTCGTGGGTTTGCCATTTTTCTCAACACCCAGCGGG CTTTAAGAGATCAGAGGTACAAGCTTATCCATTATTCAAAGGATGAATTATCCATTCAACTGTCTAATGTAACAGTGCACGATGAAGGTGTATATAAATGCTTCTACTATGGCATCCCCTTCAAAAGTAAGAACAAGACTGTTAAGGTATTAG ctgctccttCTAATCCAGTACTGGAAGTATccagacacacagaaagaagTATTACACTGTCTTGCTATACCCAAGGATGTAAACCACAGGCCCGGATTACCTGGCTGTTGGGCAACGGGATAGAGCTCCCTG GTGACACTAAGCACAAGTTAGAAGCTGATGGGAAGAAATGGACCACAACCAGCGCGCTGACAGTCATCGCCTATGGACCCAATTCAACAGCCAGCTGCATTGTTCGCCACCAAGCACTAGGAAAAGGGAAGCTGATGGCATCTTTCCAGTTTGATGACCTTGTAAGGACAG tggCAAAAACAACTCTGGCACCATCTACACTAGAGGTGGATACACGTGTCTCTGAAAACGAGCAAACTACAG TGACCGCAGCAGTGTCAGAtctgaacagcagcacagcctctgctccaACCTACCTACT TGTGTCTTCTGATATTTGTCTTGTGTTTGGGGAAGTTCCTTTAGGATCCAAACAACCAACGCTACTTCCTTCTGCAGTACCAGAGGATCCACTAGTTCTCAGCTCAGCACCAACACCAACTCAGCAAACCCTCCAACCAGATGTCACATCTACTT TGACTGAAATAGCATTCAGTGGCAACGTCACAGAAGAGGAAGTTTCCAGGACAGAAGCCCCTCTACCAAGTGGAAATGTAACTGTGATTTCCATCATGACCTTTG ACAAAGATGTGAAACCTGAAGGcataggaaagaaagagaaaaatctcttgCTGCCCATCTTGGTGGCTGCTCTGATTTTCGTGCTGCTCATCATTGTCCTGCTTTTTatgaagaagctgaagaaagctCATGGAGCGTGGAAGAGAG aaaatgaTGTTTCAGACCAGACTCTGGAGAGTTATAAATCCAAATCTAATGAAGACAGTCCAGGCCATGAGAAGAATGGACACG GTGTCAATCAGAAGTCCAACATGCAATATGTAACAGAAGGATATGTGAAAACAGTGCAGAAGAATCCCAGAGACACAACCGTTGCAATAAATAAGAAACAGTTTGgatgtggaaaagaaacagatgtaTAG
- the JHY gene encoding jhy protein homolog — protein MLKQQSVDTYFSSRYNPNWKNAKDVAEFSDLCRVAEGSSMDFSQDSFYLHSNGSPEEKNQQEAKSQDSLSEFGTKSLSFHESNAVVSNEPFRLHAKEKEPADNCHFKDSPRTYGNAFPLQIQDSRPQRAKKDFVANNKRTLGLRSEKNSYLQLHTKKQEVLQKQAFDHKAVEEEPVRRVLPFQTVKIEPEDKWHLKVQQLKIHPQKSSQRNNIKSNQRLKGRTMPRNDSQQPPGRPAELRPWHHQVSGSQTAPMQAVEQDDSSTLQECLYPSSSVGPDINTAANSDTCLNNFPHSRHLVNQDFTTSTYPFHPKLHTFNPAEVISPAYTSKENWKHQHNTPNGLPHGQQHLYNHATVQLFARDNSTSGQTHPNQRTISSTFNANFQELVKDQDSLQDCNCVEKRPPQSSILSSPTAPCTTSQFAPTIERHHQEHTHLTEAHLADRHFFNLLPPINPQVESVSEVDPESGEGNQVKKTQSNSEGYLMQMEKQNQPKVSKKPCSSKAYINLNVKLGGLGPDYEAIKEKKEKLKQQREYAKQIKERNMKNIASVQRLPPKPQVVSSVSRQKALEYAKKIPRPKTFTAKQSEEKVKEERVLPQTLNGDILPQIASLETLQNRHQKEKQVVAAFKNLHVLQAF, from the exons ATGCT GAAGCAACAGTCTGTGGACACGTATTTCAGCTCAAGATACAATCCTAATTGGAAGAACGCAAAGGATGTAGCAGAGTTTTCAGACCTATGTCGTGTTGCTGAAGGAAGCAGTATGGACTTCTCACAAGATTCATTTTACCTCCATTCCAATGGGtctccagaagaaaagaatCAACAGGAGGCAAAATCACAAGATTCATTGTCAGAATTTGGTACAAAATCACTAAGCTTTCATGAGTCAAATGCTGTGGTCAGCAATGAACCCTTTAGGCTACATGCCAAAGAGAAAGAACCTGCAGACAACTGTCATTTCAAAGATAGTCCCAGGACATATGGcaatgcttttcctcttcagattCAAGACAGTCGAccacaaagagcaaaaaaagaCTTTGTGGCAAACAATAAGCGGACTTTAGGATTACGTTCAGAGAAGAATTCGTATCTTCAGTTACACACTAAAAAGCAAGAAGTTCTTCAAAAGCAG GCTTTCGATCATAAAGCTGTTGAAGAGGAACCAGTTCGGAGAGTTCTACCATTCCAGACTGTGAAAATCGAGCCTGAAGACAAATGGCACCTGAAAGTACAGCAGCTCAAG ATTCACCCACAGAAGTCCTCCCAGAGAAATAACATAAAATCCAACCAGAGACTCAAAGGGAGAACTATGCCAAGGAATGACAGCCAGCAACCACCAGGAAGACCAGCAGAACTGAGGCCCTGGCACCACCAAGTATCAGGATCTCAGACTGCTCCCATGCAGGCAGTGGAGCAAGATGacagcagcacactgcaggAGTGCCTGTATCCAAGTTCTTCTGTTGGCCCTGACATTAATACAGCAGCAAATTCAGATACTTGCTTAAATAATTTCCCACATTCAAGACATCTTGTCAATCAGGATTTTACCACCTCTACTTATCCTTTTCATCCAAAATTACATACATTTAATCCAGCAGAGGTTATATCTCCAGCCTATACCAGCAAGGAGAACTGGAAACATCAGCATAATACTCCAAATGGACTTCCACATGGCCAGCAACATCTATACAACCATGCCACTGTGCAGCTTTTTGCAAGAGATAACAGTACCAGTGGTCAAACACATCCAAACCAGAGGACTATTTCATCTACTTTTAATGCTAATTTTCAAGAATTGGTGAAGGATCAAGATTCACTTCAGGATTGCAATTGTGTGGAGAAAAG GCCACCTCAATCTTCCATTCTCAGTTCACCAACAGCCCCTTGTACAACCTCCCAGTTTGCACCAACGATAGAGCGACATCACCAAGAACACACTCATTTGACAGAAGCTCACTTAGCTGACAGGCACTTCTTCAACCTACTTCCACCCATAAACCCACAGGTAGAAAGTGTTTCAGAGGTAGATCCAGAGAGTGGTGAAGGaaatcaagtgaaaaaaacccagagcaaCTCAGAAGGGTATCTCatgcaaatggaaaagcaaaaccagcccaaagTCAGCAAGAAG CCATGTAGCTCAAAAGCCTACATAAATCTGAATGTGAAGCTTGGAGGCCTTGGACCTGACTATGAGGCAATCAAAGAAAAA AAAGAGAAGTTGAAGCAACAAAGGGAATATGCAAAGCAAATTAAGGAACGCAATATGAAAAACATTGCTTCAGTTCAGAGGTTACCTCCAAAACCCCAGGTCGTATCTTCAGTGTCAAGACAGAAG gCACTGGAATATGCTAAGAAGATTCCTAGACCAAAGACCTTCACAGCAAAACAATCAGAGGAAaaggtgaaagaagaaagagttctGCCACAGACTTTAAATGGAGACATTCTGCCTCAAATTGCATCCTTGGAAACTTTGCAAAACAGACACCAGAAGGAGAAGCAAGTTGTAGCTGCTTTCAAAAACCTTCATGTCTTACAAGCCTTTTGA
- the BSX gene encoding brain-specific homeobox protein homolog: protein MNLNFTSPVHPVSAPRPTSFFIEDILLHKPKPLREVPPEHFPGSLASRVPLLDYGYPLMPTPTLLAPHPHPALHKPEHHHHPYFLTTSGMPVPALFQPHAHAELPGKHCRRRKARTVFSDSQLSGLEKRFEIQRYLSTPERVELATALSLSETQVKTWFQNRRMKHKKQLRKTQEDPKHPGSEENREQSSPEPELSEVAGTEPRKGPPGPFLLQDPEDEVDILEEGDLCAGPHRL from the exons ATGAACCTCAACTTCACCTCGCCAGTGCACCCCGTCTCCGCGCCCAGGCCCACATCCTTCTTCATCGAGGACATCCTGCTGCACAAGCCCAAGCCCTTGCGGGAGGTGCCCCCCGAGCACTTCCCCGGCTCCTTGGCCTCCCGCGTCCCCCTCTTGGACTATGGGTATCCCCTGATGCCAACCCCGACCCTCCTGGCGCCTCACCCGCACCCTGCCCTGCACAAGCCGGAGCATCACCATCACCCTTATTTCCTCACCACCTCGG GAATGCCGGTGCCAGCGCTCTTCCAGCCCCACGCTCACGCCGAGCTGCCCGGGAAGCATTGCCGCCGCCGCAAAGCCCGCACCGTTTTCTCCGACTCGCAGCTCTCCGGCTTGGAGAAGAGGTTTGAGATCCAGCGGTACCTCTCCACGCCCGAGCGGGTGGAGCTGGCCACGGCGCTCAGCCTCTCTGAGACGCAG GTGAAAACCTGGTTCCAGAACCGGCGGATGAAGCACAAAAAGCAGCTGCGGAAAACccaggaggatcccaagcacCCGGGAAGCGAGGAGAACCGGGAGCAGAGCTCCCCCGAGCCCGAGCTGTCCGAGGTGGCCGGCACCGAGCCCCGCAAGGGCCCCCCTGGccccttcctgctccaggaCCCCGAGGACGAGGTGGACATCCTGGAGGAGGGGGACCTCTGCGCTGGTCCCCATCGCCTCTAG